Below is a genomic region from Actinoallomurus bryophytorum.
CTGGTCATGTCGGCGGGAATCGAGCGTGCCCCAAAAGCGTTGCTGTCGGCGTGCTTACATAATTACGCCTTAACTTCCGGGAGGAATCACCGTGGGAATGCCGGATAACGGCTGGATGGTGATGATGTCGTTCCGCCGTGACAACACGGTGGTCAGGGAACGCCTTAAGCCCGGGACGGTACGCCGCATCGCCGGCTACGCGCGCCCGTACGTCCGCGAGCTCGTGCTGTTCCTCGTGCTGAACGCGATCGCCGCGGTCGTCGTCGTGGCGAATCCGCTGCTGCTCAAGGCGATCATCGACCACGGCATCGTCCAGCACCGCAGCGGTCTGGTCATGACGCTGGCCATCATCGTCGGCGCGCTGGCGATCGTCGACGCGGCGCTCGGGCTCGTCCAGCGCTGGTACTCCTCGCGCATCGGTGAGGGGCTGATCTACGACCTGCGCACCCAGGTCTTCGACCACGTCCAGCGGATGCCGGTGGCGTTCTTCATGCGCGCCCAGACCGGTTCGCTGGTCAGCCGGCTCAACAGCGACGTCATCGGCGCGCAGCGCGCCCTCACGACCACCCTGTCCTCGGTCGTCTCCAACGTCATCAGCCTGATCCTCGTCCTGGTCACGATGCTCGTGCTCTCCTGGCAGGTCACGCTGATCGCGCTGGTCCTGCTGCCGATCTTCATCTTCCCGGCCAAGTGGGTCGGGAAGCGGCTGCAGAAGATCAGCCGGGAGCAGATGCAGCTGGACGCCGAGATGGGCTCGCTGATGACCGAGCGCTTCAACGTGGCCGGCGCGATGCTCGCCAAGCTGTACGGCCGCCCCGACGACGAGTCGACCATGTTCTCCGACCGCGCCGCGCGCGTGCGCGACATCGGTGTCATCGCCGGGATGTACGGCCGGGTCTTCTTCACCTCGCTCACTCTCGTCGCCTCACTGGCCACCGCGATGGTCTACGGCGTCGGCGGCTCGCTCGTCGCGAACGGCAGCTTCCAGCTCGGCACGCTCGTGGCACTGGCCACTCTGCTCACCCGCATGTACGGGCCGCTGACCGCGCTGTCCAACGTGCACGTCGACGTGATGACCGCGCTGGTCAGCTTCGACCGGGTCTTCGAGGTCCTGGACCTGCCGCCGATGGTCGCCGAGAAGCCGGATGCCAAGCCGCTGCCCGCCACCGAAGACGCGCCCGCCGTGGAGTTCGACGACGTCGTCTTCAGCTATCCGGCCGCCAGCGAGGTCTCGCTGGCCTCGCTGGAGTCCATCGCCCGTACCGACACGGCGCCCAGCCGCGAGGTCCTGCACGGGGTGGACTTCCGCGTCGACCCGGGCGGCATGACCGCGCTCGTCGGGCCGTCCGGGGCCGGGAAGACCACCATCACCCAGCTCGTGTCCCGGCTCTACGACGTGTCCGGCGGCGCCGTGCGCATCGGCGGGCAGGACGTGCGCGACGCGACGCTGGAGTCGCTGCGCGGGGCCATCGGCGTGGTGACCCAGGACGCCCACCTGTTCCACGACACGATCCGCGCCAACCTGGTCTACGCGCGGCCGGACGCGACCGACGAGGAGCTGACCGAGGCGCTGCGGGCGGCACAGATCGGGGATCTGGTCCAGGACATGCCCGACGGCCTGGACACCGTCGTGGGCGACCGCGGCTACCGGCTGTCCGGCGGCGAGAAGCAGCGGCTGGCGATCGCCCGGCTGCTGCTCAAGGAGCCTTCGGTCGTCGTGCTCGACGAGGCGACCGCGCACCTGGATTCGGAGTCCGAGGCCGCCGTGCAGCGCGCGCTGAGGACGGCGCTGGCGGGACGTACCTCGATCGTCATCGCGCACCGGCTGTCCACGATCCGCGAGGCCGACCAGATCCTCGTCATCGACGACGGCCGTGTCGTCGAGCGGGGCCGACACGAGGAACTCCTCGACCGCGGCGGGCTGTACGCCGAGCTCTACCACACGCAGTTCGCCACCCAGGCTCAGCAGGTCGACGCGGTGTCCGCCGCGGTCCCGCAGGCGTGAGGGGCGGAGACCGGGAGGAGTGAGGCGGACGGGGCACGGGTAGACCCAGCGTGTGAGCACTGCGTATATCACCCGAATGCGCTGGGTGATCGTCGCCGTGTCATTCGCCTGCGCGAGCGGTCTCGTCTTGACGGGGACACGGGCCGGCGCGGACCCGGACCACGCCGGCCGCGCCCGGGTGTTCGGGCTGGCCGAAGCCGACACCGGCTCACGCGTGCTGTTCGCACCGGCCCGCAGGGTCCAGCCCGGGGGACCTGAGACGGTACGACCCGTCGGTGCCGGGCGCTACACGCCGCTGACGTTCGCGCCCGGAGCGATGATCAGGGCGTCGGCGCCGGTCGTCGACGACGGCGTGACCGACTACGTACGCGGCATCAGGCTGACTCCGGAACAGCTCAACGAGGGCCTGCGAAAACTGCAACGGCGGCTTCATCCGCTCCCGGACCGCGTCCACATGTTCGAGCTGTGGTTCGACGACCAGGGCCGGATCGCCGGTATGCAGCACTACTTCAGTCCCTGATCCGGGACCTGGAGTCGGCGGGACCAGATCGAATCGGGGGATCCTATGAATCGTCAGCTCATCCTGACGGGCGCCGCTCTGAGCGCCGCCGTCGCGTTCACCGGATGTGGCGGGGGCAAGAAGGCCGCCACCGTCGCCCAGAGCGCCTCCGCCAAGGCCCGGCACCACACTCCCGCCGCGACGCGCGCGCCTGCCGCCACGGCGACCGTCGGCGGCACCGTACGCGTCGGCGGCTTCTGCAAGGCCACCGGAACGGTCGGCAGGACTTCCAGCGGGACCATGGCGCGCTGTGTCAAGCGTCCGGGTGACGCACGTGCGCGCTGGTATTCCCAGGGGCCGTCGAGCGGTGTGGCGCGTGCGGGGCAGTTCTGCACGAAGGCCGGTACGAAGGCGACGACGTCGTCGGGCGCCAAGCTGACCTGTACGAAGAAGGCCGGAGAGACCCGGCCGCGCTGGCGTACGAAGTAACACCAAGATCCGTGTCCGCCGGGCGTATCGCGTCCGCCCGGCGGACTTTACTCAGACGCATTCTCGATTCCACACGACTGTCGCACGCCCGGATGACCCTGGACCACGGCAGGCGATTTTCTCAACCGCGGAGCTGGATGCCATGAACACGAAGCACGGGCTGCGGCGGTTCGCCGCTCTCCTGGTCGGTTGCGGCGCGGCCGGACTGGTGATCGGCTGGAGCTACGCCGAGCGACCCTA
It encodes:
- a CDS encoding ABC transporter ATP-binding protein, whose product is MPDNGWMVMMSFRRDNTVVRERLKPGTVRRIAGYARPYVRELVLFLVLNAIAAVVVVANPLLLKAIIDHGIVQHRSGLVMTLAIIVGALAIVDAALGLVQRWYSSRIGEGLIYDLRTQVFDHVQRMPVAFFMRAQTGSLVSRLNSDVIGAQRALTTTLSSVVSNVISLILVLVTMLVLSWQVTLIALVLLPIFIFPAKWVGKRLQKISREQMQLDAEMGSLMTERFNVAGAMLAKLYGRPDDESTMFSDRAARVRDIGVIAGMYGRVFFTSLTLVASLATAMVYGVGGSLVANGSFQLGTLVALATLLTRMYGPLTALSNVHVDVMTALVSFDRVFEVLDLPPMVAEKPDAKPLPATEDAPAVEFDDVVFSYPAASEVSLASLESIARTDTAPSREVLHGVDFRVDPGGMTALVGPSGAGKTTITQLVSRLYDVSGGAVRIGGQDVRDATLESLRGAIGVVTQDAHLFHDTIRANLVYARPDATDEELTEALRAAQIGDLVQDMPDGLDTVVGDRGYRLSGGEKQRLAIARLLLKEPSVVVLDEATAHLDSESEAAVQRALRTALAGRTSIVIAHRLSTIREADQILVIDDGRVVERGRHEELLDRGGLYAELYHTQFATQAQQVDAVSAAVPQA